Genomic segment of Sebastes umbrosus isolate fSebUmb1 chromosome 22, fSebUmb1.pri, whole genome shotgun sequence:
ttacttctgccgattgcattctcgcttcaaaaatcataaaaagtggtgttcatttgtgaagattatctcgGTGAACAAAACGTGAAAGTATCATAAACGCGTgtttgcaataatccaaaacccaatggaaaaaactcattggctttttgttgcgGGAGCACTCTATtgcggatttttttttttaaagcaactttatttataacaaaaaatgtaaggCAGAAGTAAGGCTCCCTGTCCAAAACAGAATCACACCTCTTAAGATGGGAGTTTTCAATTTACTCACAATCAAACAGTGACGGCGGATGTTATTGACGGCCCAATGGTGCgctgctttaaatgttgctgccgcaaggaattgtggaacggcattatctccttttctttcgtaaaggatggtccagtgtatcttatagtaaaggagataagaaaggaagcattgaagcacctttccttagcatttagacCACTTAGATACTCAGTTAAGAACCTTTCTAAGCAAAAAAGACTACTCCACTGTCTGGCAGAAAGCATCAGAAACACCACAAAGTCCAAAGTGTTGAGAATTTGTTGTCAAATGGTTAAGAATGAACCTTCAAGCTTGAGATTCATCATGGTCCTTGAAGGCCTATAACAACTATTTGAGGATAGTGTGTGTTGACCTCTTTAGATGAACGTGGCTACATCCGTGGCTATCCCAGCATCAGGCCTATCGGTTGCTACAAGTAGGGTGTTGACACTGTTACTAATCCACCAACATAATGTCATCATCCTGTACCACAACTAGGATGCTGTCATTCTAAGATCTCTTGACGTCCATTCACTGTGACTCACCAGCTTTAAATATGCCACGCGTTTCCTGTTAAATTTGATTTTGTCATTTGAGTAAATTTGAGGCACGCTCTGAAAAGGAGGCAACACAGGTGTTATGAAATAGTGGACAGAGATGATGCAGGGTACAGGGTGAAAGGAAGGATGCTTTGCTGAAATGTTTCTTATGTAATGATCTGCACATGCAAGACATTTCATTTTGCAAGCCAGTACTTCATGTACTCGTCTGGACCTCTTGTGGAAAAATACACAGCAGCAAaaattcaatataaaaaaagctttattaaGTTAACAAACGTTACCTTTTGTTGTTGACTACAAACGACCAAACACattactgaaatatctcaaaaagtATATGTGATAATTTACATATCCAAATAgacataaattattattattattatatcaagtTACTGCCATACAAAGTTAAACAttcttttttaggtttagaacaaaaaaaagaccatGACTAGAAatcatataaaatatacaaaaaaatgattatgattttgTAAATTTTTCAGACCAACCAAACAAGCAAAGacaagtaaaaacatttttttggggTGATGGTTTTACCTGCTTCCTTCTacacagccatgctagcagctatGTTAGGCACAGTGGGGCTTTGAGCAAAATGTTCACCATCTTGCACTTATTTGGTCATAAATATTAATGcgtgtaccaaatttcatgacaatcaaTCCAATGGTTTTTGAGGCATTtcattcaaaaccacaaatgccACCCTCATGGTGGCCCTACAGGAAAAGTCttgggatcaccaaagtcattgaGAATCATCATCTGGGAACCAGGAATGTTTTTACAAAATTTTGCACCAATGGTGGCAAAATCATATAGGACCATATATATCAatatcacacacattcatatcacgttttctctactggaagggcaccctagagggcaccttatcatgttttctctactggacggtcatcacgttttctctactggacgGGAACcccagagggcacttcatcacgttttctctactggacgggaaccctagagggcacttcatcacattttctctactggacgggaaccctagagggcacttcatcacattttctctactggacgggaaccctagagggcacttcatcacgttttctctactggactGGACGGGAACCCttgagggcacttcatcacgttttctctactggacgggaaccctagagggcacttcatcacgttttctctactggacgggaaccctagagggcacttcatcacattttctctactggacgggaaccctagagggcacttcatcacgttttctctactggactGGACGGGAACCCttgagggcacttcatcacgttttctctactggacgggaaccctagagggcacttcatcacgttttctctactggacgGGAACCCTAGAGGACACTCAGAGGCCACACTTTTTATACCAATTTTTTATagaaatccatccaatagttgtcgaaATATTTCCAAATATAAAAGTAATGTAAGTAAAAGCTCAATAATGCAAATTACAAGTCAACACAGTCTGTGTCTAATCAATtgataaagtaaaagtagtccaAGGAAAACAGCTTGTGTTTGGAGCATAGCTTAATTGATCTGCTCGACACTGGCCAGAGTCTTGAGTTCAGGCTCGTCGACTTCTTGGCCCGCCAcactgctgcttctgtccttgCTTTTAAAGGGCCTCCCCAGTTTGGTCGACAGAATGCGCAGGACAGAGGTCTCATCCGGTGAAGACCCGCTGCGGCTGAAGACAGAGGTGCTCCTGCTCTCCGAGTTGGTGGCTTCGAAGAGCTTGCCCATGAAGCTGAAGCCGGCCTGGCGGATGTGGGAGCTGCCGGCGAACACGTAGAGAATGGGGTTGACGGCGCTGCTGAAGTAAGCGAAGGCCGTGACATTTGGACGGGCTGTAAGGGCCGCCTTGGTCACTGACTCACTGCCCGTCAACAGACCGACCACCTGGAGGAAGGAGAATGGGGAGGGAGGttagaggaagggaggaaacaGTAAAAGCCAAGTCATACTCATCACTCTGCAgctctgagtttttttctcttagTAGGATTACTGTTCTTTCTCACTGTCCATGAAATTCAACATTTCCTGCAGCCGTTTCGCAGTAGAAGCTatgaggaaagggaggaatTATGCCCTTAGAGTCACTGTGAGTCATTTAAGTTGAAATATCTGTGCAGGAAGTGTTGCGTTTCATTGCATCATGATATCTACACCATTAAATAGTGAATGAGAACAGTATTTGTtgttagtagggctgtcaatcgatcaatCAAATGTTTAACCGAGATTAATCGCAtgcttatccatagttaatcgcaattaatcaccaattaatcacacaatttttacctgttcaaaaccTTAAaggtaccttaaagggagatttctcaagtatttaacgCTCTTATCACACAtcaaatgtgctcaaatcacaacatggcaaactcgagcccaatgtgattatcataaatcataaatgatATGTCAAAGTAAGCAGCACTGAAATGATGGAACATTTTAAAcggaaaatgtatatttaaagtGCATCGCGTcgcatttttttcaacattttactaAAACGTCAGTAGTTTGGTTGACTGATGATGATAAACGATGGTTGAAGGTTATCGCCGACCCATCTGTTTATCAATCACGACAATGTGGTGGTCACACTGTCTGAAACGGCCATTATAACAGGGTGTTTGGTGGatttaaagacagtaatgtgtctctaatgttacctgttataACTGTTCTGGGTCAAGATGCATTGTGAGCTGTTAACCATAAAATAATCCCAATAACCTTTTAATGTCCTGTTATGGGAGCATTTTACCTCAAAAATCATGGGGGAAACATCACATACCTGTCTGAATACTTACACGTTTTTAGCATCTAATGGAATCAGTAGCCATTTCTAGCCTATACAATTCAAACTCTGACCCTTCAACAAAAAGCTTAATAAAATCACCTCTATGATGTTGACGATGAAATAGGGCAGCCAGAATATTGCAAAGGCAATGATGATCATCAAGATGAGGCGGCTGCCTTGTCCTTTGCGCTGGAACTTGGCGCTTTGCAGGCGGCAGATGACGGTTGTGTAACAGGTGTTGATGAGGGAGAACGGCACCAGGCAGCCCATGATGGTCTCAAACAGGTACTGGAAGACCTTGTGACCCACGCTGCCCCAGTGGTACGGTACGCAATAGCTGACAGTGGCATTGTTCGTCTTTTTCAGATTactgtcagagaggaggaggaagaaatacacaaacagaaagttaATGTGACACTAGATATAGCGACTAGAGACTGTCAGGTCTGtaacaaaatataattattaatgaatttaTTACCACTAACTTATAACAGatatatcaacatttttcttaGCATATACTAAAATATGTGACAATTGAAAGACAGAGCTTCTTAAATAGTTTTACCAACAATTCAGCTACAGGTATGGAAGTTCATTAGTGACAAAACTATTAGGCAACCCAACGTTTCCTCATACagcggttcatatgatatcttattttttgtgcgttctTCTCCTTTCcgattacatttaatttagttaTGAAACAAACTAGAAATTCAGACAAGAGGgcaagtatttttattttctcacttGCTGATAAGATATGCCATATCTTTATAATCTAGGATCTATAAAGTTCTGAACTGTCACTCAATTTCTCCAAAGGACACCCAAGTTAATACTAGAAATGACACCTTTAACACAGAGAACCAACAATTGTGCAGGGTTTTTGCTTTTAGAAAGGGATTGCAGAAAActttttcttcactttttttgacatatatcATATCACATATATCAATTGATTTGACTGTAGTTCCCTTCATCAGTGCAACAGCCATGAAAAACTCAACTTAATAGAGGAAATTTTAGTCTCACCTGCGGTAGAAAGGCATCGGCACTGCCAGGATGAACGCTAACACCCAGACCCCCAGCAGGAAAGCCAGCAGGGAGCGCTTGGTTCTCATTCTCTGGGTCAGAAAAGGCCTCGTTACGGCCATCCAGCGGTCCATGCTCATCAGGCAGATGAGGTAAATGGACACGTACATGTTCACATTCGACAGGTAATGCACCAGCTTGCATGCTGCCGAGCCAAACTCCCAGCCCCGGCCTCCAGCCAGGTAGCGCAGGAAAAAAGGGGCGCTGAGCAGCACGGAAGCGTCCGCCAGAGCCAGATTCAGCACTAACAAACAAGTCACTGAGCGCTTCTTCACACGACAGAACACCGACCAAATCACAAACAGATTCCCCGGGAAGCCCAGCACGAACGCCAGCGTCAGGATGGCTATGCCGACCTGGGCGCTGATGGGAATGGAGCCAGAGGAGGACTGCTGGGAGATGGTGGTGTTGGTGATATTGGATGCCATCATGAAAGCCTCTGAAGAATCTGAGTTTAGCTTCAAACTGACACAACCTTATAACGGACAAACAGGCAGGAAACAGGATATGTTGTGTTAAGTGAATGTGTGTCAATGCCGCCAAATATTGCacaatataatttttttctcatctttgttattgtatcTCTGCACGTCATTTCTGGAACGTTGTGGCCAGTAATCATCAGGCAAGCAAAAGAGAGGTCATGAACTGCCTCTTTAGAATTGGTAGGGTTTGATACTGTCTCACTTTTAGTGTCTTACTATCTGATAACGATGTGGTAACATTTATTGTATAAGACTATTGTGAAGCAAGTAGGCTAATATTGCATTTTCATGTGGTGAAAGActgattatatttaattttcttgCATTTAGTGCatatatttgttcttttttttgccatttgttTGGCTAAATAAGTCCAAGAAGGAGGGGAAAGCTGATGAAATTTCTTTATTtgaaaggagcagtgtgtaggatttagagCCATCTCgtagtgaggttgcagattgcaaccaactggatACTCACAACTCTCTTtccaagcatgtcggagaactacagtggccttcaggtaatgtcaAAAATGCAGACTCTCtagagacagtgtttggttCGTTCGTGtgttctaggctactgtagaaacatggcggactccgtaaagaggacccgtgccctatgtagatatgaaggactcattctaagctaacgaaaacacaacgattcatagtttcaggtgattatacactaatgaaaacatagttgtgaatatattattctatttctgctaatagatatcagtaaatcctacacactgttctttaGGTTCTAGCTTGTGAAGGAGCACAATATATGTCGATTGAATGTGGCTAGTAATTAGAACTTGTGTAACAGTTCTGTTTTGTAccacataataaataatagaggATCACTGAAaacctttcctttctttttttcaaattaaaacttTCATCAAGCTCTTCTAGTCTCTAAGCACTCATGTTCTACAGAAAGCTGCAGCCTTTgtgttacaaaacaaaaaagataattAACAAAAAGCCATgagtatattaaatataaattttgttttttcggactttcattttgacattttatataacCTACTACTGAGATTTCAGTTCCTTCTCTTATACTTGTGTGACAAAATgtataattactattattactagaattattatgactattatttggttttgttataaaaaaataaagaaaaatatgaatatttttgtCAAACTATATGATCTCCagtggaaaatgtattttgaaaatTAGGAAAGTTTTACTCATAGAATAGTTTAATAAATTTAATTTCCATACTGACCTTCAACTGCTGATCTTTTTTAAGGCCACAACGGTAAATCCACTCCAAAAGTTAACCAATTCCCATCTATTTTACACCTTGCGTGATCGACTGTTAACTCCTGGGCTTCTCTCTTTACTTTGAAGACTGCGTttggagattaaaaaaaacaaaaagtacatATATTGCGTAAGAGGCTTGttgtgagaggaagaggaagtcagCTTGAGCTCGCTGGGTTTCgacattttattctattattgcTGATCAGTGGAATGATACTGGTACAGCTTTATGGAAAAATGTTGATGCACCTGCTGCCGTGTGTAGAGCAGCAACAATACGCTACAGCTGATTGGCACACACCTCATTATGGAAGAGAAAATGCGGATGACATGTAGAGCCACAAAATGTTGTGTAACATAATTTTTAAGGGAAGAGCAGGAATGAACAGCACAAAAGATCATAATCAGGGTGAATATGTGAGGGGGTGAATATTCCAGTAAACTGTCAGGATCTTGTTGATACATGAGCCAGTCATCTTCAGTGTCTGCTCTCTTGCACAAGACATCATCTGATTTACAGCATATTTCACTTTCGACATAACCCAAACTGCATCACAAAGTTGTAATGACTGCTTATGGCAGGTGGGTGAGTAGGTgatgtggatgggtccaacaaacacaggactttcaaccaggagaccggtgttaatgtcccaaagtgttgagttatttttaagttatgttagtgacgttagtggcgtgttgttttagtgacgtgttttccgtgcttctgttacgttgtttccgtacatctTATAATTTTATTATCTCATACTAAGggattttgttgcctcaaccaaactgcggccgttaccgtagttttgttgcgtggcataaaaaatgacacacaaaagaggcatacaaatgacgtgcgaaaaggcaaaaatgcattctcatgacacacagaatgtccttgtaatgttgtgctatttatacgccttcccgtgagattgGGTTGATTTTTctcaggagaccaaaacagagctaaaaggagagacTTTTATTCATGAAGTGGCCAGAAACACGGCTCCAAATGAATCCTAATgatgctctgtgtc
This window contains:
- the ltb4r gene encoding leukotriene B4 receptor 1; its protein translation is MMASNITNTTISQQSSSGSIPISAQVGIAILTLAFVLGFPGNLFVIWSVFCRVKKRSVTCLLVLNLALADASVLLSAPFFLRYLAGGRGWEFGSAACKLVHYLSNVNMYVSIYLICLMSMDRWMAVTRPFLTQRMRTKRSLLAFLLGVWVLAFILAVPMPFYRSNLKKTNNATVSYCVPYHWGSVGHKVFQYLFETIMGCLVPFSLINTCYTTVICRLQSAKFQRKGQGSRLILMIIIAFAIFWLPYFIVNIIEVVGLLTGSESVTKAALTARPNVTAFAYFSSAVNPILYVFAGSSHIRQAGFSFMGKLFEATNSESRSTSVFSRSGSSPDETSVLRILSTKLGRPFKSKDRSSSVAGQEVDEPELKTLASVEQIN